A section of the Clostridium felsineum DSM 794 genome encodes:
- a CDS encoding YiiX/YebB-like N1pC/P60 family cysteine hydrolase, which translates to MMNLKKNTAMLAAAIVLATTLNGVKTFASINSNTALTSNQKKVLQQYQGRVDKAYNSFDDKKDSKVTNDYKSDKKVLKVQRFSGDTEDYGDYPTRKGVILVTRDSNTLGVHYGHAGIIWSASTTVESMPNGVGRYPNEWKTRYNSIKGLTTKNTTADQDAAAADWCSDQIGKPYNYNFFNINTRDKFYCSQLVWASYKDLYGMDIDPKRTIPSVIIPVDLPKQDTLDTIYARWQD; encoded by the coding sequence ATGATGAATTTGAAGAAAAATACTGCCATGTTGGCAGCAGCAATAGTACTTGCTACCACCTTAAATGGTGTTAAAACTTTTGCTAGTATAAATAGTAATACAGCACTTACAAGTAATCAAAAGAAAGTATTACAGCAGTATCAAGGTAGAGTAGATAAAGCTTATAATTCTTTTGATGATAAAAAAGACTCGAAGGTTACTAATGATTATAAGTCAGATAAAAAGGTTCTAAAGGTTCAAAGATTTTCAGGCGATACGGAGGATTATGGAGATTATCCAACAAGAAAAGGAGTAATCTTAGTTACTAGAGATAGTAATACGCTTGGAGTACATTACGGACATGCAGGTATCATTTGGTCAGCATCAACTACAGTAGAATCCATGCCAAATGGAGTAGGAAGATATCCAAATGAGTGGAAAACTAGATATAACTCAATAAAGGGACTTACTACAAAGAATACTACAGCAGATCAAGATGCAGCAGCTGCTGATTGGTGTAGTGATCAGATTGGTAAGCCATACAATTATAACTTCTTTAATATAAATACAAGAGATAAGTTTTATTGTTCTCAATTAGTTTGGGCTTCATATAAGGATTTATATGGAATGGATATAGACCCTAAAAGAACAATACCTTCAGTAATAATACCAGTTGATTTACCAAAACAAGATACTTTGGATACAATTTACGCAAGATGGCAAGACTAA
- a CDS encoding alpha/beta hydrolase: MNSKIFQSKYKEVFGTLYASEDSKALVIIFPGINYDHNKPLLYYAKKAAIQNNNDVLCISYKDKISWEDIGKASTEDVASEIAYIIKRLINKNYKSIYFLGKSIGTQIAGLTASKLNIHNIEFIYLTPIEQTLKYIIDRKCTVVVGTKDEFFQSNYINTIKEHKSVSLMLFEGANHSLEIKNDVIKNLRILENVVKLYVDFFK, translated from the coding sequence TTGAATAGCAAAATATTTCAATCAAAGTATAAAGAAGTTTTTGGAACATTATATGCAAGTGAAGATTCAAAAGCTCTTGTTATAATATTTCCAGGGATAAATTATGATCATAATAAACCGCTGCTCTACTATGCAAAAAAGGCAGCAATTCAGAATAACAATGATGTTTTATGCATTAGTTATAAAGATAAAATTTCATGGGAAGATATAGGAAAAGCTAGTACCGAAGATGTAGCTAGTGAGATAGCCTATATTATAAAAAGATTAATTAATAAAAATTATAAAAGTATTTATTTTTTAGGTAAAAGTATAGGGACTCAAATAGCTGGTTTAACAGCTTCTAAGCTTAATATACATAATATAGAGTTTATATATTTAACTCCCATAGAGCAGACATTAAAATATATAATAGATAGAAAATGTACTGTAGTAGTAGGTACAAAGGATGAGTTTTTTCAAAGTAATTACATAAATACAATTAAAGAACATAAAAGCGTTAGTTTAATGTTATTTGAGGGAGCCAATCATTCTCTAGAAATTAAAAATGATGTAATAAAAAATTTAAGAATTTTAGAAAATGTAGTAAAATTATATGTGGATTTTTTTAAATAA
- the dcd gene encoding dCTP deaminase: protein MILSGKQIIDNIGRDIIIEPFTEKQINPNSYNLKLHNELLVYDEEVLDMKKPNSTKKLIIPEEGIVLQPRKLYLGRTVEYTETDKYVPMLEGRSSVGRLGVFIHVTAGFGDVGFKGYWTLEIFCVEPIRIYPGVEICQIYYHDVGGEYEKYSSGKYQNNNGIQPSLLYKDFQK, encoded by the coding sequence ATGATTCTTTCGGGAAAGCAAATTATAGATAATATAGGAAGAGATATAATAATAGAGCCATTTACAGAGAAACAAATAAATCCTAATAGCTACAATTTAAAGTTACATAATGAACTTCTTGTTTATGATGAAGAAGTTTTAGATATGAAAAAACCAAATAGTACAAAAAAACTTATAATTCCTGAGGAAGGGATTGTACTTCAACCAAGAAAATTGTATCTTGGAAGAACGGTAGAATATACAGAAACAGACAAGTATGTGCCAATGCTTGAAGGTAGATCCTCTGTTGGAAGGCTTGGAGTGTTCATTCATGTCACAGCAGGATTTGGAGACGTTGGTTTTAAGGGGTATTGGACATTAGAAATATTTTGTGTGGAACCAATAAGAATATATCCAGGTGTTGAAATATGCCAAATCTATTATCATGACGTTGGAGGAGAATACGAAAAATATTCTAGTGGTAAGTATCAAAATAATAATGGGATTCAACCAAGTTTACTTTATAAAGATTTTCAAAAGTAA
- a CDS encoding phasin family protein — MIDELKKVLLAGLGSAAYTYEKGSKLIDEMVKKGKLTLDEGKELSQELKRNIKEKGELVTDKVKPVSKQDISELLEKYTSDLKAEIIELKDRVSKLEDKTQ, encoded by the coding sequence ATGATTGATGAATTGAAAAAAGTTCTTCTTGCAGGATTGGGCTCAGCGGCCTACACTTATGAAAAAGGTTCTAAATTAATAGATGAGATGGTAAAGAAGGGTAAATTAACCCTTGATGAAGGAAAAGAACTTTCTCAGGAGCTTAAAAGAAACATAAAAGAAAAAGGTGAACTTGTAACTGATAAAGTAAAGCCAGTTTCAAAACAAGATATTTCAGAACTTTTAGAAAAATACACTTCAGATTTAAAAGCTGAAATAATCGAATTAAAAGACAGAGTTTCTAAACTAGAAGATAAAACACAGTAA
- a CDS encoding YiiX/YebB-like N1pC/P60 family cysteine hydrolase, whose translation MIKLKKITTFVVAMSITFTITGIRSYASTNVNSVMTNNQKKVLQQYQGNIDKVYNSFEDKNQTKVVKDPKAINNNLKVQEATDEESGKDTEGVYPTRSGVILVTRDTNILGVHYGHAGIVWTPSTTVEAQLSGVGRYPNTWQSRYKTVKGITVKDTTADQDKEVSDWCNNQVGKPYNYNFFNINTRSSFYCSQLVWAAYKDLYGMDIDPKKTVPSMIIPVDLPKQADIETVFAQWDE comes from the coding sequence ATGATAAAATTAAAAAAAATAACAACATTTGTAGTTGCAATGTCTATTACTTTTACAATAACTGGCATTAGGTCATATGCTAGTACAAATGTTAACAGTGTTATGACAAATAACCAGAAGAAAGTATTACAACAGTATCAAGGAAATATTGACAAAGTTTATAATTCTTTTGAAGATAAAAATCAAACAAAAGTTGTTAAAGACCCTAAAGCTATAAACAATAATTTAAAAGTACAAGAAGCAACAGACGAAGAGTCAGGAAAAGACACAGAAGGAGTATATCCAACAAGAAGTGGAGTTATTCTTGTTACTAGAGATACCAATATTCTTGGAGTACATTATGGACATGCCGGCATAGTATGGACTCCATCAACTACGGTAGAAGCACAATTAAGTGGAGTTGGAAGATATCCAAATACATGGCAGTCAAGATATAAGACAGTAAAAGGAATTACAGTTAAAGATACAACAGCTGACCAAGACAAAGAGGTATCAGATTGGTGTAATAATCAAGTAGGTAAGCCATATAACTACAACTTTTTTAATATAAACACAAGAAGTAGCTTTTATTGCTCACAATTAGTTTGGGCAGCATATAAAGACTTATACGGAATGGATATAGATCCTAAAAAGACAGTACCATCAATGATAATACCAGTTGATTTACCAAAACAAGCAGATATAGAAACTGTTTTTGCTCAATGGGATGAATAA
- a CDS encoding ABC1 kinase family protein, with protein MKKSVQRFRKIVKVLAFYGFGYIVDSKLNHAKNSPENLRKAFEDLGSTFIKIGQILSTRPDILPPDYIRELSKLQDDAPNESFENMEKVFIKEFKKPLKDSFSYFNQKPLATASIAQVHEATLKDGRSVIVKIQKPDIAEQMKLDLSILYKIVSLTKARFSDTLIDPKEAIEELIASTELELDFKNEADNMDLFKKLNKDVTFVSSPYLVRRLSGEHIITMEKIDGFKVTDVKNIKSSGFDLDDIGKKLALSYFKQVFEDGFFHGDPHPGNILIQNNKICYIDFGIMGHINKNLKSALNDIIIAVAYQNIDKLISVIMSIGIKTGYVDRNQLYEDIDYIFASYLSTSLENIKISQLIQEVFDCSKRNNVRVPKDLIILVRGFVIIEGVIAKISPDISLLDVAIPFVKSQNQEEFFKNFNMYEFLLNSSMFLKSSMKVPKKFVDLSDSIMRGRAKLQLNHTNLEEPINELSKMINRLILGIIISSMIISSSVILHSNVGPKIYKISIIGITGYMIAAFMGFWLLISIIRSHKV; from the coding sequence ATGAAAAAATCAGTACAGCGATTCAGAAAAATAGTGAAGGTTCTTGCTTTTTATGGTTTTGGTTACATAGTTGATTCTAAGCTTAATCACGCCAAAAACTCTCCTGAAAATTTAAGAAAAGCTTTTGAAGATTTAGGATCAACCTTTATTAAAATAGGTCAAATCCTTAGTACAAGACCCGATATACTTCCACCAGATTACATACGTGAACTTTCAAAATTACAAGATGACGCTCCAAATGAGTCCTTTGAAAACATGGAAAAAGTTTTTATAAAAGAATTTAAAAAACCCCTTAAAGATTCTTTTTCTTACTTTAACCAAAAACCCCTTGCCACTGCCTCCATTGCTCAAGTTCACGAGGCAACTTTAAAGGATGGTCGCAGTGTAATTGTAAAAATTCAAAAACCAGATATCGCAGAACAAATGAAATTAGATCTTTCCATATTATACAAAATAGTAAGTTTGACAAAAGCTAGATTTTCAGACACCCTAATAGATCCAAAGGAAGCAATTGAAGAGTTAATTGCCTCAACAGAATTAGAACTTGACTTTAAGAATGAAGCAGATAACATGGATTTATTTAAAAAACTAAATAAGGACGTAACCTTCGTATCAAGTCCTTATTTAGTAAGGAGATTATCTGGTGAACATATAATAACTATGGAAAAAATAGATGGCTTTAAGGTAACTGATGTAAAAAATATTAAAAGTTCAGGCTTTGATTTAGATGATATAGGAAAAAAGCTAGCTCTATCCTACTTTAAGCAGGTTTTTGAAGACGGATTTTTCCACGGCGACCCTCATCCTGGTAACATATTGATACAAAACAATAAAATATGTTACATAGATTTTGGTATCATGGGACACATCAATAAAAACTTAAAAAGTGCCTTAAATGATATTATTATTGCTGTGGCTTATCAAAACATAGATAAACTTATATCTGTAATTATGTCTATTGGAATAAAAACAGGATATGTAGATAGAAATCAACTGTATGAAGATATAGATTATATTTTTGCAAGTTATTTATCAACTTCTCTTGAAAATATAAAAATATCTCAGCTAATCCAAGAAGTTTTTGACTGTTCCAAACGAAACAACGTTAGAGTACCTAAAGATTTGATTATTCTTGTACGTGGTTTTGTAATTATAGAAGGAGTTATCGCTAAAATTTCACCTGATATATCACTTTTAGATGTAGCTATTCCTTTTGTTAAATCTCAAAACCAGGAAGAGTTTTTTAAAAACTTTAACATGTACGAGTTTTTATTAAATTCCTCTATGTTCCTTAAATCATCAATGAAGGTTCCTAAAAAATTTGTAGACTTAAGTGATAGTATAATGCGAGGTCGTGCAAAACTTCAACTTAATCATACAAACCTAGAAGAACCTATAAATGAACTAAGTAAAATGATTAATAGACTTATTTTGGGAATAATAATATCTTCAATGATAATAAGTTCTTCTGTTATTTTACATTCAAATGTTGGTCCTAAAATATATAAAATTTCAATAATAGGCATAACTGGTTATATGATTGCGGCTTTTATGGGCTTTTGGCTTTTAATATCTATAATACGTTCTCATAAAGTGTAA
- a CDS encoding site-specific integrase — MVSQISETSYSSTLLISVLVFPIPSFIYDLLKAIVSTPSKWFSKFLRKNNLKPITFHQLRHTSASLLINENINIREISKRLGHSNTSTTLNIYSHALKSADKDAADKLNTIIFSNDSINNKD; from the coding sequence ATGGTTAGCCAGATATCAGAAACATCATATTCCTCAACATTATTAATATCTGTTTTAGTCTTTCCTATCCCATCCTTTATATATGATCTTCTAAAAGCAATAGTAAGTACTCCATCAAAATGGTTTTCAAAATTTTTAAGAAAAAATAATTTAAAACCAATAACCTTTCATCAGTTAAGGCATACCTCAGCGTCTTTACTGATAAATGAAAATATAAACATAAGAGAAATATCAAAACGTTTAGGACATAGTAATACATCAACCACTTTGAATATTTATAGTCATGCTTTAAAATCTGCCGATAAGGATGCTGCGGATAAATTAAATACTATTATATTTTCAAATGATTCTATAAATAATAAAGATTAA
- a CDS encoding ferredoxin hydrogenase yields the protein MKTIILNGTEVHTDKDITILELARENNVDIPTLCFLKDCGNFGKCGVCMVEVEGKGFRAACVAKVEDGMVINTETDEVKERIKKRVSTLLDKHEFKCGQCSRKENCEFLKLVIKTKARASKPFLPTAEEKSALVDDRSKAIVIDRSKCVLCGRCVAACKEHTGTCSIQFIKKDGQRAVGTVDDLCFDDSNCLLCGQCVVACPVAALKEKSHVEKVQEALNDPKKHVIVAMAPSIRTAMGELFRMGFGKDVTGKLYTALRMLGFDKIFDINFGADMTIMEEATELLQRIEKGGPFPMFTSCCPAWVRQAQNYYPELLDNLSSAKSPQQIFGTASKTYYPSISGIAPEDVYTVTIMPCNDKKYEADIPFMEVNGLRDIDASLTTRELAQMIKNAKIKFADLEDGEADPSMGTYSGAGAIFGATGGVMEAAIRSAKDFAENKELENVDYTEVRGFKGIKEAEVEIAGNKYNVAVINGAANFFEFMKSGKIDEKQYHFIEVMGCPGGCINGGGQPHVSAIDRENVDYRKLRASVLYNQDKNVLSKRKSHDNPAIIKMYDSYFGKPGEGLAHKLLHVKYTKDKNVSKHE from the coding sequence ATGAAAACAATAATCTTAAATGGCACTGAAGTGCATACAGATAAAGACATCACCATCCTTGAATTAGCAAGAGAAAACAATGTAGATATCCCTACTCTTTGCTTTTTAAAGGATTGTGGTAACTTTGGAAAATGCGGTGTTTGTATGGTGGAAGTAGAGGGTAAAGGCTTCAGAGCTGCCTGTGTCGCTAAAGTTGAAGACGGAATGGTAATAAACACTGAAACTGATGAAGTAAAGGAAAGAATCAAAAAGAGAGTGTCCACACTTCTTGATAAACATGAGTTTAAATGTGGTCAATGTTCTAGAAAAGAAAACTGTGAGTTCCTTAAACTTGTAATAAAAACAAAAGCAAGAGCTTCAAAACCATTTTTACCAACAGCAGAAGAAAAATCAGCTTTAGTTGACGATAGAAGTAAGGCTATTGTGATAGATAGATCTAAATGTGTACTATGCGGAAGATGTGTTGCTGCTTGTAAAGAGCATACTGGTACATGCTCAATTCAATTTATAAAAAAGGATGGACAAAGAGCTGTAGGAACAGTGGATGATTTATGTTTTGATGATTCAAACTGTTTATTATGCGGTCAATGTGTTGTTGCTTGTCCAGTTGCTGCTTTAAAAGAAAAATCCCACGTAGAAAAAGTTCAAGAGGCACTTAATGACCCTAAAAAGCATGTTATTGTTGCAATGGCTCCATCAATAAGAACTGCTATGGGCGAATTATTTAGGATGGGCTTCGGAAAAGATGTAACAGGAAAATTATATACAGCACTTAGAATGCTTGGATTTGATAAAATATTTGATATAAACTTCGGTGCAGATATGACTATAATGGAAGAAGCTACTGAACTTCTACAAAGAATAGAAAAAGGTGGACCATTCCCTATGTTTACATCTTGCTGTCCTGCATGGGTGAGACAAGCACAAAACTATTATCCTGAATTATTGGATAACCTTTCATCTGCAAAATCTCCTCAACAAATATTTGGTACTGCATCAAAAACTTATTATCCTTCAATATCAGGAATTGCTCCTGAAGATGTTTATACAGTTACAATTATGCCATGTAATGATAAAAAATATGAAGCAGATATTCCTTTCATGGAAGTTAATGGCTTAAGAGATATTGATGCATCACTAACTACAAGAGAACTTGCTCAAATGATTAAAAATGCCAAAATTAAATTTGCAGACCTTGAAGATGGTGAAGCTGATCCTTCTATGGGTACTTACAGTGGTGCTGGTGCTATATTTGGTGCAACTGGTGGAGTTATGGAAGCTGCAATAAGATCTGCTAAAGACTTTGCTGAGAATAAAGAACTTGAAAATGTTGATTATACTGAAGTAAGAGGATTTAAAGGCATCAAAGAAGCTGAAGTTGAAATTGCTGGAAATAAATATAACGTTGCTGTTATAAATGGTGCTGCTAATTTCTTTGAATTCATGAAATCAGGAAAAATAGATGAAAAACAATATCACTTTATAGAAGTAATGGGCTGTCCTGGCGGATGTATAAATGGTGGAGGTCAACCTCACGTAAGTGCTATTGATAGAGAAAATGTTGATTATAGAAAATTAAGAGCTTCAGTTTTATATAATCAAGATAAAAATGTGCTTTCAAAGAGAAAATCACACGATAATCCAGCTATTATTAAGATGTATGATAGCTACTTTGGAAAACCAGGTGAGGGTCTTGCTCACAAGTTATTACATGTAAAATATACAAAAGACAAAAATGTTTCAAAACATGAGTAA
- the pyrE gene encoding orotate phosphoribosyltransferase → MEQYKQEFIEFMVESNVLTFGDFITKSGRRTPFFINTGNYKTGNELNKLAKFYAKAIYDNFGDDFDILFGPAYKGIPLSVSVAMALDSVYGINASYCSNRKEVKDHGDKGILLGSNLKDEDRVIIVEDVTTAGTSVYETMPILKSQANVDVKGLIISVDRMEKGKGEKSALTELKEKFAFKTCSIVTMEEVVDYLYKRNINGKVIIDDKMKEKINNYYKEYGVK, encoded by the coding sequence ATGGAACAATACAAACAAGAGTTTATAGAATTTATGGTGGAGAGTAATGTGCTTACTTTTGGAGATTTCATAACTAAAAGTGGTAGAAGAACACCTTTTTTTATAAATACGGGAAATTATAAAACAGGAAATGAATTAAATAAGTTAGCGAAATTTTATGCCAAGGCTATATATGATAACTTTGGAGATGATTTTGATATATTATTTGGACCTGCATATAAAGGAATACCATTAAGTGTTTCAGTAGCAATGGCACTTGATAGTGTGTATGGAATTAATGCTTCTTATTGTTCAAATAGAAAAGAAGTTAAGGATCATGGAGATAAGGGAATTCTTCTTGGATCAAATCTTAAAGATGAAGATAGGGTTATAATAGTGGAAGATGTTACAACAGCTGGAACATCCGTATATGAGACTATGCCTATACTCAAATCTCAAGCTAATGTTGATGTAAAGGGACTTATAATATCAGTAGATAGAATGGAAAAAGGTAAGGGAGAAAAAAGCGCTTTAACTGAACTTAAAGAAAAGTTTGCATTTAAGACTTGTTCTATTGTTACAATGGAGGAAGTAGTAGATTACTTATATAAAAGAAATATTAATGGTAAAGTTATTATAGATGATAAAATGAAAGAAAAGATCAACAATTATTACAAAGAGTATGGAGTAAAATAA
- a CDS encoding TetR/AcrR family transcriptional regulator: MNKTKNSIFKSALLIFSKNGYNGATMDEIALNAKVAKGTLYYHFKSKEEIFRYVISEGMNVIRGEMEEEAGKESNPINKLKAVCRVQIELIFRNREFFKVLMSQLWGQESRQLELRNVIKDYIGIIEKYLKEAMENGYIKNGETEFMSYIFFGVLCSGAVYDLINNNEESMEKLTEKITRYVFKGMNIT, translated from the coding sequence ATGAACAAGACAAAGAATTCTATATTCAAGTCTGCCCTTTTGATATTTTCAAAAAACGGTTACAATGGAGCAACAATGGATGAAATCGCCTTAAATGCAAAAGTTGCAAAGGGAACTCTTTATTATCATTTTAAAAGTAAGGAAGAAATTTTTAGATATGTAATTTCTGAAGGCATGAATGTTATAAGAGGGGAAATGGAAGAAGAGGCAGGAAAGGAAAGCAACCCTATTAATAAATTGAAAGCAGTATGTAGAGTTCAAATTGAGCTGATATTTAGAAATAGAGAATTTTTCAAGGTGCTAATGAGTCAACTTTGGGGTCAAGAATCTAGACAATTAGAATTAAGAAATGTTATAAAAGATTATATAGGTATTATTGAGAAGTATCTTAAAGAAGCAATGGAAAACGGTTATATAAAAAATGGTGAGACAGAATTTATGTCATATATCTTTTTTGGTGTGCTTTGTTCTGGTGCGGTATATGATTTGATAAATAATAACGAAGAGAGCATGGAAAAGCTTACGGAGAAAATAACAAGGTACGTTTTTAAAGGAATGAATATAACATAA
- a CDS encoding phosphatidylserine decarboxylase, whose product MIKFYNRKTKQYEIEKVAGENYLNWTYSSPIGMGFLEAIIKKKAFSSIYGSFCDSKMSRSKVRTFIKNFDIDMQECTEKQEEFKCFNDFFTRKLTEKARPINKDNNIFISPGDGRLLAYENIDLDNLVEIKGMSYSLKELINDEKVSSKYENGTCLILRLCPTDYHRFHFVDSGVCSATSKIKGAYYSVNPIALNKVKKLFCANKREWSILKSDNFKDVLYVEVGATCVGAIIQTYKENTKISKGDEKGYFKFGGSTVVLFLEKDAVKIDSDILEQTKLGYESKVIIGEKIGIK is encoded by the coding sequence ATGATTAAATTTTATAATAGAAAAACAAAACAATACGAGATAGAAAAGGTTGCAGGTGAAAATTATCTTAATTGGACATATTCTTCGCCTATTGGAATGGGTTTTCTTGAAGCTATAATTAAAAAGAAAGCATTTTCTAGCATTTATGGCTCATTTTGCGACTCTAAAATGAGTAGATCAAAAGTAAGAACCTTCATAAAAAATTTTGATATAGATATGCAGGAATGTACTGAAAAACAAGAGGAATTTAAATGCTTCAATGACTTTTTTACTAGAAAACTTACAGAGAAGGCAAGACCAATTAATAAAGATAATAATATTTTTATTTCTCCTGGAGATGGAAGACTTCTTGCTTATGAAAATATAGATTTAGATAATTTAGTTGAAATAAAAGGTATGAGCTATAGCTTAAAAGAACTTATAAATGATGAAAAGGTAAGTTCCAAATATGAAAATGGAACATGTTTAATTCTAAGGCTTTGTCCAACAGATTATCACAGGTTTCACTTTGTAGACAGTGGAGTTTGCAGCGCTACTTCAAAAATCAAAGGCGCCTATTATTCAGTGAACCCTATTGCTTTAAATAAAGTAAAAAAACTGTTCTGTGCAAATAAAAGAGAATGGAGTATATTAAAATCCGACAATTTTAAAGATGTTCTATATGTAGAAGTTGGCGCTACCTGTGTTGGAGCTATAATTCAAACCTACAAAGAAAATACTAAAATTTCTAAAGGTGATGAAAAAGGCTATTTCAAATTTGGCGGCTCTACTGTAGTATTATTTTTAGAAAAGGATGCCGTTAAAATCGACAGCGATATACTAGAACAAACAAAACTAGGCTATGAAAGCAAAGTAATTATTGGTGAAAAAATAGGAATAAAATAG
- a CDS encoding glycosyl hydrolase family 28 protein codes for MVFNKKLFSTILIATTTVSCLYGVFAKTNVSANTKSTKHASSSKKQKKPTPKPTQAAESLTVSALTSDDSSVTLVWHKPTDYSNVASYNIYMNGKLIGNTNNNSASASKPFIDNFYKDSSNSSAVKVSSHNYVVTNLTPSTSYNFSVSAIDNNGNTLYSSNTLTSSTTAAPKVYDITKYGAVGDGTTIDTKAIQAAIDACTPGDEVLIPAGKTFKSGSLWLKPNMIFKVNGKILGSENPSDYVDANHPVASGKKSNALINAKGTKGDPKSANLKIVGTGSIDGNGWKQTAPEASTGFPNSLDSSISTVKQNGILAANQFNLGKSQGLSDVDAYATRSNLVSISNITNLYFGDGLSFLNPSQQTIGVSNCNNTILNGALVKTFNCNNADGIDFDSQGLTVVNSVFDTGDDDVNFTAGKGLQAEQTRTPVTNVWIFNNYFGRGHGSVVAGSNTAAWIEEVLAEDNVLNGTGSGLRCKTGKGTGGGAKDITYRDSALKNITDGEGKPFIFTSQYTNATATGSFTPAPDLPQFKDINVSNCSVDGSKNYAIFVSGLPGACHTNINFTNVSFKNTPGASIDYMSNSTFQNVTFDKSITNPWQITNSTGLTFK; via the coding sequence ATGGTTTTTAATAAAAAACTTTTTTCAACAATTTTAATAGCGACAACTACCGTTTCTTGTTTATATGGTGTATTTGCTAAAACTAACGTAAGTGCTAATACTAAATCAACTAAACATGCTAGTTCTTCTAAAAAGCAAAAGAAACCTACACCAAAACCTACACAAGCTGCTGAAAGTTTAACAGTATCAGCTCTTACCTCAGATGACAGCAGTGTTACTTTAGTTTGGCATAAGCCTACTGACTATTCTAATGTTGCAAGCTACAATATATATATGAATGGAAAACTTATAGGTAATACCAACAACAATTCAGCTTCAGCCTCAAAACCATTCATAGATAACTTCTACAAAGATTCAAGTAATTCTTCAGCAGTAAAGGTAAGTTCTCATAACTATGTAGTTACTAACCTTACTCCTAGCACTTCTTATAATTTTAGTGTTAGTGCTATAGATAATAATGGAAATACTTTGTATTCAAGTAATACCCTAACTTCAAGTACTACTGCAGCACCTAAAGTATATGATATTACTAAATACGGTGCTGTTGGTGATGGAACAACCATTGACACTAAGGCTATACAAGCTGCCATAGATGCTTGTACGCCTGGAGATGAAGTTTTAATTCCTGCTGGGAAAACCTTCAAAAGTGGCTCTCTTTGGTTAAAACCTAATATGATATTTAAAGTTAACGGAAAAATTTTAGGCTCAGAAAATCCAAGTGACTATGTTGATGCAAATCATCCTGTAGCATCTGGTAAAAAAAGTAACGCACTTATCAATGCAAAAGGTACTAAAGGTGACCCTAAAAGTGCAAACCTTAAAATAGTGGGAACTGGATCAATTGATGGTAATGGGTGGAAGCAAACTGCTCCAGAGGCTTCAACTGGTTTCCCTAATTCTTTAGATAGCAGTATATCTACAGTTAAGCAAAACGGTATCCTTGCTGCTAATCAATTTAACTTAGGTAAAAGCCAAGGCTTATCAGATGTAGACGCATATGCAACACGTTCAAATCTAGTTTCTATAAGCAATATAACTAATCTATATTTTGGTGACGGTCTTTCTTTCTTAAATCCATCACAACAAACTATAGGTGTTAGTAATTGTAACAACACCATCTTAAATGGTGCTCTAGTTAAAACCTTTAATTGTAATAATGCTGATGGTATAGACTTTGATTCACAAGGCTTAACCGTTGTGAACAGCGTTTTTGATACTGGTGATGACGATGTAAACTTCACTGCTGGAAAGGGTCTTCAAGCTGAACAAACACGTACTCCTGTAACTAATGTATGGATATTCAATAACTATTTTGGAAGAGGACATGGTTCTGTTGTTGCTGGAAGTAATACTGCTGCATGGATAGAAGAAGTTTTAGCAGAAGATAATGTTTTAAATGGAACAGGTTCTGGTCTTCGTTGCAAAACTGGTAAAGGTACTGGTGGTGGCGCAAAAGACATAACCTATCGTGATTCGGCCCTTAAGAATATTACTGATGGAGAGGGTAAACCATTTATATTTACTTCCCAATATACAAATGCTACTGCAACTGGTTCCTTTACACCTGCACCTGATTTACCACAATTTAAAGACATTAACGTAAGCAACTGCAGTGTAGATGGTTCTAAAAATTATGCTATATTTGTATCTGGCTTGCCTGGTGCTTGTCATACAAATATAAACTTTACTAATGTTTCATTCAAAAATACTCCAGGGGCATCTATAGATTATATGAGCAACAGTACTTTCCAAAATGTAACCTTTGATAAATCTATTACTAACCCTTGGCAAATCACAAACTCTACAGGTCTTACTTTTAAATAA